A single window of Apium graveolens cultivar Ventura unplaced genomic scaffold, ASM990537v1 ctg83, whole genome shotgun sequence DNA harbors:
- the LOC141704846 gene encoding uncharacterized protein LOC141704846 gives MDSNWVKANRMSKEYKHGVNDFCKHVGKHAKDIRFIKCPCLKCLNIIEVDGLNKLKEHLMCEGIDKTYTCWTYHGENKGERRSSKFDSNYHFVDKENTNFIEDIESINSSDKIDIGNMINSELWDHPNMNERLNDDAALPLWPGCTKASKLLVVFTLYNLKAGHQVSDVFFTELLTAVSELLPYGNILPRRTYEVKQMLKSIVLVHNRIHFCPNDCILYRKEYTELKVCPKYGLERYKNGNSPAKIMWYFPIIPRLKRLYASMENAKNLTWHHDGRVKDGMLRHPVDLPQWKTFDDKHKDFGKEPKNLCLALSTDGINPYNL, from the coding sequence ATGGACAGTAATTGGGTTAAAGCAAATCGTATGtcaaaagaatataaacatggCGTGAATGACTTCTGTAAGCATGTAGGTAAACATGCTAAGGATATTCGGTTTATCAAGTGTCCATGTTTGAAATGTTTGAATATTATAGAAGTTGACGGCCTGAACAAGTTGAAGGAACACTTGATGTGTGAAGGTATTGACAAAACTTATACATGTTGGACATATCACGGTGAAAATAAAGGAGAACGTCGATCAAGTAAGTTTGATTCGAATTATCATTTCGTAGATAAAGAAAATACAAATTTTATAGAAGACATTGAAAGTATCAATTCTAGTGATAAAATTGACATCGGGAACATGATTAATTCAGAGTTATGGGATCATCCTAATATGAATGAGAGACTAAATGATGATGCCGCATTACCATTATGGCCCGGGTGCACCAAGGCTTCTAAATTATTGGTCGTGTTTACTTTGTATAACTTAAAAGCTGGACATCAAGTTTCTGATGTGTTCTTCACGGAGCTGCTCACAGCTGTTAGTGAACTATTGCCATATGGAAATATCTTGCCTCGTAGAACTTATGAGGTTAAACAAATGCTCAAATCTATTGTATTAGTACATAATAGGATTCATTTTTGCCCCAATGACTGTATTTTATATCGAAAAGAGTATACAGAGCTTAAAGTTTGTCCAAAGTACGGTTTAGAACGTTATAAGAATGGTAATTCTCCCGCCAAGATCATGTGGTACTTTCCCATAATACCCAGACTTAAGCGATTGTATGCTAGTATGGAAAATGCTAAAAATTTGACATGGCATCATGATGGGAGAGTTAAAGATGGGATGTTAAGACACCCTGTCGATTTACCACAGTGGAAGACATTTGACGATAAACATAAGGATTTCGGGAAGGAACCAAAGAATCTTTGTTTAGCACTTTCAACAGATGGAATTAATCCTTACAATCTTTAA